TCGTCGAGCTTTACTCGCTGTTGTTCTTGAAACCATATCGACGAAAGCAAGAAGGCTTGGTCTCGGAGGCAGAGAGAATGCGGTCCTTTCTTTACTTCTGGACCTCCCAGGACCGAGCTGATCAGCGCCAATCTGTCTTTACATTTGGCAAGGGCAGGGTGATAAGCCCGAAGAACAGGGATCACTgacgatcaatcaacctGTAACACACACAAACAATCCATCAGATTAACGCACTGACCATTTGGTGTGTTACGGGTAAGTCAATGAGATGGAATCAAGTTGAAACGTAACTCAAAAGGGCACCAAGGGTAAGGTTCAAAGTGCTAAATACACGATCAACAACGACCAGGACAAACGATATTGATGCGGGAAGGGATGAGGAGGGGTGGGTGGTATGTGCGATATTGATACGGATGGGAAGCGAATAACCAATCACCTAGATGTCATCCAAGCTACTTACTGTAGCTGCCAGTCACTCTCAGATCCCTTTGATCTCCCTTTTTCCCATTTCCCTTCTACCCAGCTGTCTTACCAAAAGGAAAGCGACACGCACAATGGAATGAAAAGAAAGCTGGACTCCCTTTGGGTGTTCTTTCGAGCTagactatatatatagctaCAATGGCAACTAACTGATCTCTGACTCTCAAGTCTACTCTCAATTCGACAACATTGATCATCTACCACAAGTACAATACCTCAAACAAGGGGAAGATTCTATTTTGGCTCTTCAGTTCAACGAACCAAGCTAAATATATAGAAGTAGCCATCACTAGGcactcttcttctctccatcaatatcaacaccATTATTTCCATTTCTCTTTACCCTCTCGTCCCAACGACCTAGAGTTCATACAATGCTTCCTCGCCAGTACTCCaaccctctccctctccccCTCCCCAAGCCAATCTCTCGAAGTTTCTCTCAACGTCGTAATCTATGTTTTCTCGTCCTCAGTCTATTCGCACTATCATTCCTCATATTGGGACTCCATCCGAAAGTTCAACAGGGTTCATTGGACAATTTGGACAGGTTCAAAGAATGGTCGAGCGATAAAGCACAAGGTATAGTAGACGGTTTACCAAATCAGGTAAAAGGTTGGTTGGTTGACTTGCAAAAAGTTGAATCGAAGGAATGTAAAGGATTCAATCCCCTGAATTCGGAGGATCAAGATTCACCTGGATGCTTGAAAGCTAGACAGTATAGACAGACTATGAGAGTTttggagagggaagagaaatcTGAACAGTCAGTTGGTGTCACCTACCTACATACCACCTGTATATTCTTTGGTTCACTTTCACAATACTTGTTTTCAATGAGCTGATTATATCGTCTAATCATTTGTGACAGTCCCCACTGGTATTTCACTAAACAGCATAATATCGATACTCTCCGAAACATCTCGGAATGCTTCTTACCAGTCACAGATCCAAATTGGAAACCATGCCATGAGAAACCATTGATATTGTCCGGATGGTGGTATACTGCTGAAGTGATAACGGGAGCTACAACCGGTGAAGTGATATGGCAAAGTTCggtggtgagtgatcacaAGCCCTTGCTTTCTTTCACTTGAATCACCAATTTGGCAACAGTCATTTGCAAACATACTCTACATTCTAGCAAATGCTAATCTACGAACTAAAAATATCGCAGACAAAACAACTTCGAATGCTCGGATACTCTTTCATCGCCGTGGGACCATACCTCAACTGGATAGAAGTAGCAGAGATGATGCCAGATGTATAGTGAGTGTCCACAGAACAAACCCTTCATAGCCTGTCGCAACACTACCTTGAGACTGAAGGCTCATATACGTTTTGTTCTTCCTATCTTAGTCATCTCATCTGGAATAGTGATCTCGATACCGTTTCGTGCGTTACCGACCCACGATGTATAGCAAAAGATCATTACACCCCTCcggaagatgcagaggatCTATCGACAGGTgtaccagatgaagaaagggGCGTTATACCCATATGGGCATTGGCAATCGTCGATTATGTGAGTATCATCAAATTTCTCCTATGATGTGAATAAGTTAGGTGACTGATATGGTCGATGATGGAATACTTTAGTGGGGATCTAGACCTCGTGAAACTTCAAATAATCGATACTGGTGGGGATTAACGGAAGATGGTGATTGGAGTTATCATCCCCTAGGACAAGAATGGATAGCTACGTGAGTTTCATGTTTCAAGAGatcagatgatatcagaAATCACAAGAAGCTAGCTGATAATAGTTTATCAATCATTTGGTTTGAATAGTCCCTGGCCTCTGCCCGGTGGTCATTTCCATCTACCATACTCCCTCGAAGAATATTGTTTGAAGATGCCCATTAAGCCTCACgaggaaaggaggaatgCCGCCTTGATCTTAGCAAAGAGGTcgtgtgagtgatcatttCTCAATACTCGAGTGTCAGCCGTATTCGCATTCCAATGTAGATGATACGACGGACCTAGCTAGAGTAAATATCgacattgatcatctcattgtGTGAATTAGCATACTTCCACTACCACTATGTCTCCCCTCCTGAATTCTGGACCAACCTATCTCAAGTACCTGACTTCGAACTTCTCTCAAcggtagaggaagaagagggtaaaCCTTTACCTGATGGATTAGTTACGATGGGTAAACAGACTAGGGAAGACTATGAAACTTTGGTCGGGAGTGTGAAAGCTCTGGTGGGGATGGGTGCGCCACCTATCAGTCCGAGCATATATACTTCTTTGTGAGCAGTGTCCGAACTAGAACGAGAAGGTTAGGTATCTTATGTTTGCTGGTTTCATCACAGATGTCAAGCTACACCGGTGGTCATGCCGTATTTCGAGCAGGATTACAGGATGGACGGATGGTGGCTGTATTCCAGGTTAGTCTCGTCTCTTACAACATCAACCCCAACCATATGATTCTCATCTACCTCGATGAAGAGTACAGGGTAGCTGATGTTTTTTAGATTGTTTTCAGCTGGTCACAACATGGTCCAGCCATTGCATTAGGTGAACCATACGTGTACAAGTATTTCGCTCATAATTATACGGATCTTGAAGATGCCGTTAGGAGAGCTATGGCGACGTCAATAGAGAGGTAGTAAGTGACCTTTTCACACAGATCAATAACACATCATACACCATCCCGTTTCAAGTCCAACAAGCTCGAAATTCCTCTCATCGGAGAAAAATGAACCCTAGAGAATCATGCTGACTTTATGGTTTCTTGCAGTATACCAGACGATATGAAGCTCCCCTACGCCCTTTCACAATTAGGTAGATACCTCTCCCGGGATCTCAAAGCGATGTTCGATGAAGTGGTCAAGAATAATGACGGTAAGATACCTAAATTGAAGAAGGGTACTAGGGAGAGATGttatgagattgatagatgtaagaagatgttggaagTGGGTAGGAAACCTAGTGTGCCTCCTGAGCTTGTAGATTATACAGCGGAGGTGAAAAAGGAGATATAGGTGGTAGAGTGAATAGAAGAATTGAagagtagatgagatgatcttggtggTGCAAACTCAAGCAATTATAATATATGTTGATTAAGGGATATTttccatatatatcattAAGAGTTGGAACGGTCGTTGTTATATAGATTGCTCAAATAGATTAGATTCCATACTATATTATACACTGTACAAATAGAGACATCATCGTTAGAGAGACAGCAATCGCGTTGCTAAACCCATGCAACCACAATCAAGTGAATACGACACATCCGTTTCTTATCTGATACTCAGTCCATAtcatgatgtgatgaaggatcGTACCCAGGAGCAGCAGGTATTTACAGCAGCATAATTGTAAATTCATCACAATTGTatgatctatatatacaacgCAATAATCCACTCCCACCCTCGCAATGAACTGCAATTCTCTTACGAATGTTCTTTTCTCCATCTCGATTGACGTCCATGGAATACTAGCGATATATGGATTCCTTGATACTTATGCTCCCGGAACTTCCctcccaccttcacccagCCTCTTcgcctttcctttcttcctccttcccgCCGTCTCCTCATTCCTAATCACAGGAACAACCAACTCTCTATAAACCAATACCACTCCATCCTTATCCGATGTAAGTAATTTTGGATCTCCATAAGGTCTATCATGTTCTTTCCTGTAATTCAGTAATTTATTCAACTCCTTTTCTAACCTAATCTTATCAATTGGATTATACCTCAAACGCGGAACGATATCATCCGGTATCTTATCTCCCTCTCCCACTTCTTTAGGTGTACTGGGTGTGGGTGGCTTGGGTATATAAGTAGTAGTCGTGATTTTACTTTTACCTTTTACTTTACTTCCTATACTAATCACTTTCCTACCCTGGTTGTTGGTCGTTACGATGCTTTGCGAGGGAGTTTGACCAGGTAAACTTGGGAATgaacctcctccagcttgGACTGCCAATCtctccaatctctctttttcCATTTGTtgcctttcaatctcttctttaGATAATTGCTGTTCAATCTCAGATTCCAGGCGGAGGATCAACCGGGATGTTTGAGCGGGGGTAGACAGAGGGGAAGAACATGATGGACAAGGGAGATAGGGTTGTTGGAGATTACATAGGGTTAGACCACATGATTGACAGATTGGTGTGTAGGGTGATAAAGGATGAACTCGAGCTGGTATCAATTAACAATGTGAAAAATGTTagtttatcatatacatctaTCGGTAGTGCTACTGAGTGAGTAGTACGTCAAAACCAACTAACCTTGACAGAAACAATTAATAGCTTTATCATCCTTAATTTTCCCTTCACCATTACTTTCTTTGATGATTCTCAACTTTTCTACTATCCCTTCTAATCTCTTGACAGTCTTGGATTTCGGTTTATCCCATATTTTCTCTTCCCCAGCCCTGCTCTTCCCTTTGGAACTGCTCGTCCTGCTCCCTGctccacttccactcgtACTGGAAGTGGGAAAATCCAAACGAGCTTGTTGGGATTGTTGTGCTTTGGGTTCTTGAATTTGTATATTGATTGCTCCAGCTTGCCTCACcctttgattctgattttgtGAACCAGAGGGAGTTTGCGTTCCAtacccacctccacctcctgaTTTGGGTGTACCACCCGTTGATTTACCCCATCCACCGAACCCACTTTCGTCTAAATCCTTTTTCTGGTATACCTTCCCACCAGGTCCGAAGGCAGCTTCTAACGCTTCGGGTATATTGTTTGGGGGAGGTCTGATCCTGGATGAGCCCGGGGTGGAAGTTGGTCGTGATAGGTTCAATGGTGTCTGTGccttcaatttcgatttggaaGGTTGGGGTTTGAGGGACGATGGGTTGGGTGTCAAtgattgagtttgaggttgaggttgaggttgagtttgactttgactggaaggtaaagaagggaatcgaaaggatatataacggttgatgaatgattgtgattgagaCGAAGGACCGAGAAAGTCCTATAGATCCATACAACGAATTATACAATCAGCTGTGCTCTCTCATAAGATACTACCAAAAGCAAATCTGGTGAATAAGTCGGTGAacaggagagaaagaaagaaagaaagcCTTATTCACCTGAAGATATACTCTCAGTCTGGCTTCATGAGTGTAAGATTCCATATCAGGTATGATCATCTGTTTGATAGTCTCGTCATCTTTCAGAATGGGTCTCTCGTTAGctaaatcacctttcagAAGACGCCGAGCAGGTCACTAACCTAGACCCAAGATTGTGGATAGGTCTTTGACGACCCATGGAGGTGTGTTCGGTGGCATCGAACAAGTATGAAGACCTCGATTGTGTTCTTGCAGATCAGGAGGGCAGACAGCCTTTAcgtttgatgatgaaatgatgGTATTGgacagaaagagaaagcaaGATAGAGATTCACTTGAATCGTCATGTATTTATTTATTATTCATTTCTTCGGATCCGAGGTAAAGTTGCGAGCTGAACCTCCACTCGCGAACGACATACTAACAACgtatcttctatcttctgtTTTAATGCATGCAGCCCATATCGAGCGGGTTCATAGACACTTGATTGTGCATATGCATGACTGATACTCGCCAATGATGGCCACATGTATACATGTAAATACTTCAGATCGCCGAGGGCGACATGACTCTCATCCATCGACAAATCATCTGTACAAAATCTCACAACCCAACTACACAGCATACCGTCCACTTCCACCCGGCGCTCTATCAGCGGTCTACAGAAACAAACAACCTACATCAGCCAACATATCTATTCCTTCACACAAGATAAGAACTCACGTTCAAAGCCGCCACAGACGCCTCAACCAAATTCCTcctaatctcatcaaccgCCGCCCTGACTCTATGTTCATCATTACTTTCgatcaacaagctcaattTGGGTTCATCCCCTGGTCCAGGTTCGCTTCCGGGTGGATAGTACAATCCTTTCATCGTTATACTTGCTCCACTTATTTCTTGTAACAAAGTCATCTGTTCTTTGTTTGTCGCTTTCCATCGAGCTTTCTGAGGATAATCGTTAATGGGGAAAATCGCATGATAATCTGTTGCGTCCGGATCCTTGGTTCTAACTCCATTACTGTTAACAGGTTGAGCCAAACCGAGTTTCTCCGCTTTGGTCAATTCAATAGATTGAGTCAGACGAGCAACCACCTTGGCCAGATTAGCAGCATCAACCGTACgtccttctttcttggctttctccAATGCGGCGATGGTCTGAGCAGGAAGAGCAGCCATGGTAGGTTTAGGTGGTGGGTTATTCTGTATGACCCTATCTGGTGCAGGTCCGTGAACAATCTCCACTTTGATCTCGGTGAAAGTGTAATCGGCATCTCCCTTGTGAGCATTAGGATTTTCAGGTTGCTTGAATTCGGTCGTTTTGGGTTTGTAGGGTATGACTGCACCTTCTCGGGAGGACAATGATAGTGCTTCGGAAGTATCTCCATAAGTATGTTTCTCAGCTTGATCTTTTTCGATACGTTTCTTCTCGATTCGTTCGAGACCTTTACCGGAATATCCACTTCCTGCAGCTCGGGCTTTACCGgatttgatctttccaaGGAAGTCTATGACAAAGAGATTAGCTAACAAGCCAAGAATGGAATCCAGATCATGTTATGAAACTCGAACTCACTCTCAGACATTGCCTTGAGGTCTTCTGGTATGAAAGCATTACTGGCTTCCAATGCTCTGACAATATCCACCGAGAATTTCTCTTGAGCCGGAGTGATGAAAGTGATACAAGTGCCTTTATTACCTGCACGACCTGTTCTTCCAGCTCGGTGCACGTAATCTTCCATGTGATTGGGACAATCGTAGTTCTGCGTCAACAACAGAGATCTTATCAGCTTCACGTCCATCGATTTGAAACCTGAAATGAAAATATCGGCTGATTGTATGTTACTCACTATAACCAACTTCAATTCCTTCACATCCAATCCTCGAGCAGCTACAGACGTAGCCACGATGATCGGTACATCACCACTTTTGAAGTTCTTTATCGCTTCATCCCTATCCACTTGTTCCTTTCCACCATGAAGCGAAGCACACACGTATCCTCTTTGGAGTAAATCCCTAAAAAGATCATCTGCAGACTCCTGTCTGTCCACAAAAATCAACGTCctgaaatcatcttcatcatctttatgCTCTTCACCCATTTCACCCAAAATCTCCAACAACCTATTGAACTTGGAATCGGGTTCTCTGACTTCCACCCGTTGATCAATCTCAGGCGCGACCACTGATCGTCCACCAACGGTAATCTCCAAGGGTCTAATCAAGATCTTCCTCGCAAGGGATTCCATTGTTTTAGGGAAAGTAGCTGAGAATAATACTTTTTGAGCATCAGGTCGTacgttgttgatgattttcaTCACTTGAGGTTCGAAACCCATATCGAACATTCGATCAGCCTCATCCATGACTATATATGTTGTTCGTCGTAGGTTCGTAACTCTTCCGTTATTCGCAGTGAGTAGGTCGATCATTCGTCCAGGAGTACAAACGACGACTTCAGTTCCTTTCTTCATAGCTGCAATATCTTCAGAGATCGAAGATCCACCAACGCAGCAAGTTACCTAGGATATACAAAGTATTAGTTGGGTATCTGCCTCGAATAGCTATAAATGACTTACCCTTATATTGAGAACTTTCAGGAACGACTGGCATTCTTTATATATCTGAGTAGCCAATTCTCTAGTAGGCGACATGACTACCGCTATGGGACCTTCGTTCCCTGATACGGGACGTTGATCTCGAACATGTCTAAACATAGGTAGAAGGAAAGCGATTGTTTTACCTGAACCAGTCTTGGCAATACCAATGACATCTCGTCCAGACATGATGGCAGGtatagcttgagcttgaatAGACGTTGGAGTGGCCCATCCGTGATGACGGATGACATCGAGACTAACCAAAAAGCGTCAGCTTACGTGCTGAATTCCGAACGATATAATAAGCTCACCATTGAGTAGGTAGACCATATGCACCCCAATTCTTCACTGGTCTAGGTGCGTCCTGACCTCTGATCTTGATACCGTCCATTTCCAATCGCAACAACTCTgcatcctcctcgtccatcTCTAGCACTTCCGGAGGAGGGTTGTAAAAGGCTTTTCGGAATGGTTCGTAATCGATTTTAGAATGATCGGGCGGTGGTAAATCCTTTTTACGTGATTTAGCGGCAGCTTGTCTGTAAATATTGTATCAGCTATGTTCTAACTGCCTATAAATGGTAGGGAGACTCTGGATACTCACTGCAACAAAGCCTCAGCTTCTGCCAACTTATCTTCCACCTTGACattatcctcctcttcattctcactATCATCGCCCGATTGCCTTAATCCCATCCGCTTGGCATCCGCTTGATTCACCTGAACGACTTGTTCCACATTCGTTCTCATGAACGCATCTAAcggatcttcctcctcttcctcatcaacttgaattttatcttccttctcattccccttctccttcaatGTAGGCTtttcatctatatccattGCATCCTCCGCGGCTCCATCACCGTTCAGCTCCGTTTTAATGTTCTCTACAGCTAAATCGTCACCTATCGAATCGACTTGAGCTGCATCTCCACTCTGTACATCGGGATTGATCTCAGGTAAATCTCCTAGTTTCTGCAATTTCCTATCTCCCgaattatcatcatcgtcatctagACTAGCCGCTAATGATCTCTTCAGCGGCGTAGGTGTAGGTCCAGCTTTGAGAGGCAAGCCGATTCGTGATAAGGAGAATGCAGTGGGTTTGTTTGGTAGGCCACTCGTAGCTATGGGATAAGGTATGTTGAGCCAGGTCTGTCAAAATGTaggaatgaagaggagagaaaggcATGACTCACGTTTAGGAGGAGCAGGACTAGAAGGTTTAGTGGAAGGTACAGCGCTCGATGAAGGTTCAGGCGTTGCCgttttaccttctttcaggGCTCTCTGTTTCTTCCAAGCTTCTAATCTCTCTTTTGCTCTCCTTTTCTTGTCTTCCTCAGTTTCCGGTGCAGGAGATCCAGTCGGTGTGGCATTATCCGTCAAAGGCGTTCGTACCGCTGAAGCTGGAGCTGGCGCTGGAACGGAAGATTTTCgaggaggtgatggtgatcttgTGCGTATTCTAGATCGAGTATCTTCTCGTCTACgttcatccctttctctgTCCCGATCTCTATCTCTCGAACGATCTCGTTCTCGTCTGTCAGGATGTCTTCTgtcatccctctcatcttTTCTCCTTCGACCAgaatcatcctcaccacgatatctatccctatccctatccctgTCCCTTTCTCTACTTCTATCCCtatatctatctctatccCTGTCTCTTGAGGAATGATAACGGTCGTCGTCTTGGTCATAacgtgaagaagaagaaacttTCCTATCGTCAGACCTTCGTGATGAGCTACCACCATAAGAACGCTCATAccttgatgacgatgatggcgAGGGACTTCTCTGTCCTCCTCTATGACTGCTTCTTCTACCTTCCGGTGAACGGGAACGTCGAGGAGATCTAGGCATGGCGTAGAGAGTGTTACAgcgttttttttttcttcttttgtttTGTGATGTTACATGCAGGATATCAGAAGAACAATGGTCATCTATGTCAGGATTGAGGAGACGAGCAGGATGGCAAATAGAGAAGTCAGACGGAATCAAATAGTCGGAGGACTCAAGTGGGGGGATTGAACAAGTACTCGTAGAATCCTATGTAAGAGTGGGGTGGGTACAGTACAACAACGTTCAGCACCAGATACTTCGCATTCTCCCTAAGCGTTATACAATGGAGCACACTCTTCGCTCGTCCACTtgtcatgtatatatactacGAATCTGAAGCATTACAAGCATCGTCAATCAAGCAAGTTTGGTGAGCTGGTAGCCCAACGGGCTTGGACTGGAGCGCGTCGTAATTAGATAGTCACGAGTTTCCGTCGCCAGTGATTtatctcttctcactttGATCTGCTCTATGCCTGGCTGGTGGTCTTCACGAGTAAGTCATCTCTAAGATGATATCATGTCATAAGTCTCCCATAACTCGATGCCCATGCAGGATTACATGAGGTGGGGAGACGTGACACCTTATTGACTCATGGTCAATGGTACCCTCAATTGTCGGAACcccctcaacatcaaccagTCTTCTAGTTTCACTTACATATTAAACATCACCCTTCCGCAGATCCATTGTGTACAGCAGACCACAATCCTCAGCTGACACACGGGTGCATACATCTGATTGTGCATAAAGTTGGAATCGTGCTGTAAGTGGCGTGAAACCACGAAAATAGCAATGCCAAGAAAGTTTGAACTGCGGGGCGCAGTGATAAATCGAGTTGCAGTTGACCGCGGA
This window of the Kwoniella europaea PYCC6329 chromosome 3, complete sequence genome carries:
- a CDS encoding pre-mRNA-processing ATP-dependent RNA helicase PRP5, which translates into the protein MPRSPRRSRSPEGRRSSHRGGQRSPSPSSSSRYERSYGGSSSRRSDDRKVSSSSRYDQDDDRYHSSRDRDRDRYRDRSRERDRDRDRDRYRGEDDSGRRRKDERDDRRHPDRRERDRSRDRDRDRERDERRREDTRSRIRTRSPSPPRKSSVPAPAPASAVRTPLTDNATPTGSPAPETEEDKKRRAKERLEAWKKQRALKEGKTATPEPSSSAVPSTKPSSPAPPKPTSGLPNKPTAFSLSRIGLPLKAGPTPTPLKRSLAASLDDDDDNSGDRKLQKLGDLPEINPDVQSGDAAQVDSIGDDLAVENIKTELNGDGAAEDAMDIDEKPTLKEKGNEKEDKIQVDEEEEEDPLDAFMRTNVEQVVQVNQADAKRMGLRQSGDDSENEEEDNVKVEDKLAEAEALLQQAAAKSRKKDLPPPDHSKIDYEPFRKAFYNPPPEVLEMDEEDAELLRLEMDGIKIRGQDAPRPVKNWGAYGLPTQCLDVIRHHGWATPTSIQAQAIPAIMSGRDVIGIAKTGSGKTIAFLLPMFRHVRDQRPVSGNEGPIAVVMSPTRELATQIYKECQSFLKVLNIRVTCCVGGSSISEDIAAMKKGTEVVVCTPGRMIDLLTANNGRVTNLRRTTYIVMDEADRMFDMGFEPQVMKIINNVRPDAQKVLFSATFPKTMESLARKILIRPLEITVGGRSVVAPEIDQRVEVREPDSKFNRLLEILGEMGEEHKDDEDDFRTLIFVDRQESADDLFRDLLQRGYVCASLHGGKEQVDRDEAIKNFKSGDVPIIVATSVAARGLDVKELKLVINYDCPNHMEDYVHRAGRTGRAGNKGTCITFITPAQEKFSVDIVRALEASNAFIPEDLKAMSENFLGKIKSGKARAAGSGYSGKGLERIEKKRIEKDQAEKHTYGDTSEALSLSSREGAVIPYKPKTTEFKQPENPNAHKGDADYTFTEIKVEIVHGPAPDRVIQNNPPPKPTMAALPAQTIAALEKAKKEGRTVDAANLAKVVARLTQSIELTKAEKLGLAQPVNSNGVRTKDPDATDYHAIFPINDYPQKARWKATNKEQMTLLQEISGASITMKGLYYPPGSEPGPGDEPKLSLLIESNDEHRVRAAVDEIRRNLVEASVAALNTADRAPGGSGRYAV